One part of the Salmo salar chromosome ssa10, Ssal_v3.1, whole genome shotgun sequence genome encodes these proteins:
- the LOC106613544 gene encoding transcription factor BTF3 homolog 4, whose amino-acid sequence MNQEKLAKLQAQVRIGGKGSARRKKKVVHRTATADDKKLQSSLKKLAVNNIAGIEEVNMIKDDGSVIHFNNPKVQASLSANTFAITGHAETKQLTEMLPGILSQLGADSLTSLRKLAEQFPRQVLDSKTPKAEDIEEEDDDVPDLVENFDEASKNEAN is encoded by the exons ATGAACCAAGAAAAATTAGCAAAACTTCAAGCCCAGGTCCGGATAGGAGGAAAG GGCTCGGCACGTAGGAAGAAGAAGGTCGTACACAGAACGGCAACAGCCGACGACAAAAAACTTCAGAGTTCGTTAAAGAAATTAGCTGTCAACAACATTGCTGGTATTGAAGAG GTAAACATGATCAAGGATGACGGCTCAGTGATCCACTTCAACAACCCCAAAGTGCAGGCATCTCTGTCGGCCAACACTTTCGCTATCACTGGCCATGCTGAGACCAAGCAGCTCACGGAGATGCTGCCGGGCATCCTCAGCCAGCTGGGCGCCGACAGCCTCACCAGCCTGCGCAAACTAGCAGAGCAGTTCCCTCGACAAG TGCTTGACAGCAAAACCCCTAAAGCAGAAGATATTGAAGAAGAAGACGATGATGTCCCAG ACCTGGTGGAGAATTTTGACGAAGCATCAAAAAATGAGGCAAACTGA